From the genome of Symphalangus syndactylus isolate Jambi chromosome 7, NHGRI_mSymSyn1-v2.1_pri, whole genome shotgun sequence, one region includes:
- the LOC134737264 gene encoding uncharacterized protein, translated as MCLGPRCVCVRAPGVCMCAGPRCVRLCGPQGLCVCMCAGPRLCVCACVCVGPRWVHLCRPQGLCVCVCGPQELCVCVCVGPRCVHVCGSQLRACVRVPGVCVCVCARVCVRAPSACICVRVPGACVCAGPRCVCVCMCAGPGCICVQAPGAFVCAGPRCVCVCVGACVRAPGVCICVRVPGACVCESQMCICVCTCVRAPGVCVGPRCVCLCTSGVWPAPPRGQSPKWATLGLVLAWSGVRRSWGWEEQGGVGDEESSMGKALPGQGLRTALPRAPLSHSDSGKAAAALGLTDQQVAGFMEAEVQTAGS; from the exons atgtgtttgggccccaggtgtgtgtgtgtgcgggccccaggtgtgtgcatgtgtgcgggCCCCAGGTGTGTGCGTCTGTGCGGGCCCCAggggttgtgtgtgtgcatgtgtgcgggtcccaggttgtgtgtgtgtgcgtgcgtgtgtgtgggcCCCAGGTGGGTGCATCTGTGCAGGCCCCAGgggttgtgtgtgtgcgtgtgcgggCCCCAGgagttgtgtgtgtgcgtgtgtgtgggccCCAGGTGCGTGCATGTGTGCGGGTCCCAGTTGCGTGCGTGTGTGCGGgtcccaggtgtgtgtgtgtgtgtgtgtgcgcgtgtgtgtgtgcgggCCCCAAGTGCATGCATCTGTGTGCGGGTCCCAGgtgcgtgcgtgtgtgcgggtcccaggtgtgtgtgtgtgtgcatgtgtgcgggCCCCGGGTGCATATGTGTGCAGGCCCCAGGTGCGTTTGTGTGTGCGGgtcccaggtgtgtgtgtgtgtgtgtgggtgcgtgTGTGCGGGCCCCAG gtgtgtgcatctgtgtgcggGTCCCGGGTGCGTGCGTGTGTGAGTCCCagatgtgtatctgtgtgtgcacatgtgtgcgggccccaggtgtgtgtgtgggtccCAGGTGCGTGTGTCTGTGCACATCAGGCGTGTGGCCTGCACCACCCCGAGGACAGAGCCCCAAGTGGGCGACCTTAGGCCTCGTTTTGGCCTGGAGTGGAGTTCGgaggagctgggggtgggaggagcaaGGGGGTGTGGGGGATGAGGAATCCTCGATGGGCAAGGCCCTCCCCGGGCAGGGGCTTCGAACCGCACTCCCCAGGGCTCCACTGTCACACTCTGATTCAGGTAAGGCTGCCGCAGCCCTCGGTCTCACAGACCAGCAGGTGGCTGGCTTCATGGAGGCCGAGGTGCAGACtgctgggagctga